The Halogranum gelatinilyticum genome contains a region encoding:
- a CDS encoding heavy-metal-associated domain-containing protein, whose product MSHRERLTVTAIDCTGCKETILRALQRVDGVQRATVDHLSGTVEVLVDGDVSVGDLRATMERLGYDANP is encoded by the coding sequence ATGAGCCACCGGGAGCGACTCACAGTCACTGCCATCGACTGTACCGGCTGCAAGGAGACGATCCTGCGCGCGCTACAGCGGGTCGACGGCGTCCAGCGAGCCACGGTGGACCATCTCAGCGGAACGGTCGAGGTCCTCGTCGACGGCGACGTCTCGGTCGGTGACCTCCGCGCGACGATGGAGCGGTTGGGCTACGACGCGAACCCGTAG
- a CDS encoding DUF7314 family protein: MADEFIKGLGIFTGAGLAWMVLASWYQTESFESTRQLIAAPPEAANLFDAVAIGMIDVLLWFALLGALTFWILIPAGREARKAIENRRSNN; this comes from the coding sequence ATGGCTGACGAGTTCATCAAGGGGCTCGGTATCTTCACGGGCGCCGGTCTCGCGTGGATGGTACTGGCATCGTGGTACCAGACGGAATCCTTCGAGAGCACGCGACAGCTCATCGCAGCACCGCCGGAGGCGGCGAACCTGTTCGACGCGGTCGCTATCGGGATGATCGACGTCCTGCTGTGGTTCGCGCTCCTCGGCGCGCTCACCTTCTGGATACTCATCCCGGCCGGCCGCGAGGCCCGCAAGGCGATCGAGAACCGCCGCTCGAACAACTGA
- a CDS encoding DUF7315 family membrane protein, translating to MSDSDTAARPTESDASSDRDADRDGRSSGRGSRDIVVPMRLYKTVTVFSTLIAVVSVVVGFVLLDAATLSVSFLRRAITSLLGALGLTVAADVLTAVLALAGLAVIGFGAGVYIIGTRFRAQGMGKSQEDSDEDSDNG from the coding sequence ATGTCTGATTCAGATACTGCAGCGCGTCCAACCGAGAGTGACGCCTCAAGCGACCGCGACGCCGACCGCGACGGACGCTCGTCGGGCCGCGGCAGCCGCGACATCGTCGTCCCGATGCGGCTGTACAAGACGGTGACCGTCTTCTCGACGCTCATCGCCGTCGTCTCCGTCGTCGTCGGCTTCGTCCTACTCGACGCCGCAACGTTGTCCGTGAGCTTCCTCAGACGGGCCATCACGAGCCTGCTCGGCGCGCTCGGCCTGACTGTCGCCGCCGACGTGTTGACGGCGGTGCTCGCGCTCGCCGGACTCGCAGTCATCGGCTTCGGTGCGGGCGTCTACATCATCGGCACGCGGTTCCGTGCCCAAGGAATGGGAAAGTCTCAAGAGGACTCCGACGAAGACTCAGATAATGGCTGA
- a CDS encoding cytochrome b family protein: MSENEPNDEETEVRTDGTGIVAPDDETPTWSERKERKTGLSRLTYEYFERSRREDQDLRMESDYVERDVLGFPTWPHETVRNLSIAAFFVGMIFFLSATMPPHIGAPANPSSTPAIILPDWYLYWSFGLLKLNPLNPELAILGGSKIMADRTYGVLANGVVVGAIAIVPFLNKGSARRPVEQPFWAAIGAFGVTFALTLSLLAIKNLMPMNTDLLFDLTFLLPGVVGIVTYAVLKTMREGYMYDLNRRYYRLRPPK; encoded by the coding sequence ATGAGCGAGAACGAACCCAACGACGAGGAAACCGAGGTTCGCACCGACGGGACCGGCATCGTCGCACCGGACGACGAGACGCCGACCTGGAGCGAACGCAAAGAACGCAAGACGGGGCTCTCACGGCTCACCTACGAGTACTTCGAGCGCTCCCGTCGTGAAGACCAGGACCTGCGGATGGAGTCCGACTACGTCGAGCGCGACGTGCTCGGCTTCCCGACCTGGCCCCACGAGACGGTCCGGAACCTCTCTATTGCGGCGTTCTTCGTCGGGATGATCTTCTTCCTCTCGGCGACGATGCCGCCGCACATCGGCGCACCGGCGAATCCCAGTAGTACGCCGGCCATCATCCTGCCCGACTGGTATCTCTACTGGTCGTTCGGCCTGCTGAAGCTGAACCCGCTGAACCCCGAGCTGGCCATCCTCGGCGGCTCGAAGATCATGGCCGACCGGACGTACGGTGTGCTCGCGAACGGTGTCGTCGTCGGTGCCATCGCCATCGTGCCGTTCCTCAACAAGGGGAGCGCGCGGCGTCCCGTCGAACAGCCCTTCTGGGCTGCCATCGGGGCGTTCGGCGTCACCTTCGCACTGACGCTCAGCCTGCTCGCGATCAAGAACCTGATGCCGATGAACACCGACCTGCTGTTCGACCTGACGTTCCTGTTGCCCGGCGTCGTCGGTATCGTCACCTACGCGGTGCTGAAGACGATGCGCGAGGGCTACATGTACGACCTCAACCGTCGCTACTACCGGCTCCGTCCGCCGAAGTAA
- a CDS encoding cytochrome b, translating to MSLEKKDDYDHKGWMKTKDLSPVETTFLTTLIWLDKRLRIVDYLELLETLYYRVNLQMPKSHTEQYNLDNKFWYWYPLYTLGLFSTLSYIVAAVSGALLGFYYSPAQGNPEEATVAYNSIAFIMQDLQFGFMLRSVHRWAAQVMVAAVFLHMLRVYFTGSYKEPRELNWILGIILISLTMVFGYTGYLLPWDQLAFWAGQIGVEMSLSIPLAGEWVAQLLFGGFTLSQATLQRMYILHVFLLPFVVTTLIAIHIGIVWVQGIAEPH from the coding sequence ATGAGTTTAGAGAAGAAAGACGACTACGATCACAAGGGCTGGATGAAGACGAAGGATCTGTCGCCCGTCGAGACGACGTTCCTGACCACCCTCATCTGGCTCGACAAGCGACTCCGCATCGTCGACTATCTGGAGCTGCTGGAGACCCTCTACTACCGGGTCAACCTCCAGATGCCGAAGAGCCACACCGAACAGTACAACCTCGACAACAAGTTCTGGTACTGGTATCCGCTGTATACGCTCGGGTTGTTCTCGACCCTGTCGTATATTGTGGCCGCCGTGAGCGGCGCGTTGCTCGGGTTCTACTACTCCCCAGCACAGGGGAACCCCGAGGAGGCGACCGTCGCCTACAACAGCATCGCGTTCATCATGCAGGACCTCCAGTTCGGGTTCATGCTCCGTTCCGTCCACCGCTGGGCGGCACAGGTGATGGTCGCGGCCGTGTTCCTGCACATGCTGCGGGTCTACTTCACCGGCTCGTACAAGGAGCCGCGTGAACTGAACTGGATCCTCGGCATCATCCTGATCAGCCTGACGATGGTGTTCGGATACACCGGCTACCTGCTGCCGTGGGACCAGCTGGCGTTCTGGGCCGGCCAGATCGGCGTCGAGATGTCGCTCTCGATCCCGCTCGCTGGCGAGTGGGTCGCCCAGCTGCTCTTCGGTGGCTTCACCCTAAGCCAGGCAACGTTGCAACGGATGTACATCTTACACGTGTTCCTGCTCCCCTTCGTGGTGACGACGCTCATCGCGATCCACATCGGTATCGTCTGGGTGCAGGGCATCGCGGAACCCCACTAA
- a CDS encoding DUF7318 family protein, whose product MSSTGSTYGDIHRYEPARESTAAAIAIVLLTVIEVLFVFLFTYGLISGWALSDTGNMFLGGILAVVFVDLAFILALYRKEFLPDVMIVKKRRRKWEDLYVREEDVDGNQIGSADAWDTVKRAVYPYYKR is encoded by the coding sequence ATGAGCTCCACCGGCAGTACCTACGGTGACATCCACCGGTACGAACCGGCACGCGAGAGCACCGCAGCGGCCATCGCCATCGTCCTCCTGACGGTCATCGAGGTCCTGTTCGTGTTCCTGTTCACGTACGGTCTCATCTCGGGATGGGCGTTGAGCGACACCGGGAACATGTTCCTCGGTGGTATCCTCGCGGTGGTCTTCGTCGACCTCGCGTTCATCCTCGCACTGTACCGCAAGGAGTTCCTCCCCGACGTGATGATCGTCAAGAAGCGTCGTCGCAAGTGGGAAGACCTCTACGTCCGCGAGGAGGACGTCGACGGCAACCAGATCGGTAGCGCGGACGCCTGGGACACGGTCAAGCGCGCCGTCTACCCCTACTACAAGAGGTAA
- a CDS encoding plastocyanin/azurin family copper-binding protein: MNRREFLRAAGGSAAVAAATAQSASAQEGEGGGGGGTQTVAVGPGNSLVFEPAELEIAPGTTVNFVWESDTHNVIPSSTPEGATWEGTGPESEVFDTGYEYSHTFDTLGTYEYYCQPHESAGMVGSITVTENPGSAGGGGEKELHELGVPIQAHWVGAGTILGIIVTIVYTFYILKYGESPNTGNTGGSQ; this comes from the coding sequence ATGAATAGGCGGGAATTTCTGAGAGCGGCAGGTGGTTCTGCCGCGGTCGCAGCCGCGACAGCCCAGTCCGCCTCCGCACAGGAAGGCGAAGGTGGCGGTGGCGGCGGTACCCAGACCGTCGCGGTTGGGCCGGGCAACTCGCTCGTGTTCGAACCGGCGGAGCTGGAGATCGCTCCCGGGACGACGGTCAACTTCGTCTGGGAGTCGGACACCCACAACGTCATCCCCTCCTCGACTCCGGAGGGCGCGACGTGGGAAGGGACGGGTCCCGAGTCGGAAGTGTTCGACACGGGCTACGAGTACTCACACACGTTCGACACGCTCGGCACGTACGAGTACTACTGTCAGCCGCACGAGTCGGCCGGCATGGTCGGCTCGATCACGGTGACGGAGAACCCCGGCAGCGCGGGTGGCGGCGGCGAGAAGGAACTACACGAACTCGGTGTCCCGATCCAGGCCCACTGGGTCGGTGCCGGGACGATCCTCGGCATCATCGTCACCATCGTGTACACCTTCTACATCCTGAAGTACGGCGAGTCGCCGAACACCGGTAACACTGGAGGGAGCCAATGA
- a CDS encoding DUF7319 domain-containing protein: MADPSSSSTGTDEDGPDGPARPTDGASEDASEHSDRPEQSATAETSDADLEALRQQVEEKYDFDNFGPADMAEMSLDEWEAVFDADSWVTGVELLERVEKDLKNQIARRDVFAVVERLEDDGEPRLVAYSDEGFAVVYPDGSVDGRGTVLRDVKPTVALCSMEDYEVEEPPENVSLPSPDDVPEGTGQLGNNMLQLVAVGQIIAGLGLFLAWVPPIQLITTIVAPIIAGVFVLIGLFLFVTVANARLSDRFRAEEYRNRLRAVSLEEGEKPDFLKLVEEGSATTRDDREQGVEGS, encoded by the coding sequence ATGGCAGACCCGTCATCCTCGTCGACCGGTACGGACGAAGACGGCCCGGATGGGCCAGCCCGGCCGACAGACGGTGCGAGCGAGGACGCTTCGGAGCACTCCGACCGGCCGGAGCAGTCGGCCACCGCGGAGACCAGCGACGCCGACTTGGAGGCCCTCCGCCAGCAGGTCGAAGAGAAGTACGACTTCGACAACTTCGGCCCGGCCGACATGGCGGAGATGAGCCTCGACGAGTGGGAGGCTGTCTTCGACGCCGACTCGTGGGTCACCGGGGTAGAACTCTTAGAGCGGGTCGAGAAGGACCTCAAGAACCAGATCGCCCGACGTGACGTCTTCGCAGTCGTCGAGCGGCTGGAAGACGACGGCGAACCGCGGCTCGTCGCCTACTCCGACGAGGGCTTCGCCGTGGTCTATCCCGACGGCAGCGTCGACGGCCGTGGGACCGTCCTCCGCGACGTCAAGCCGACCGTGGCACTCTGTTCGATGGAGGACTACGAGGTCGAAGAACCGCCCGAGAACGTCTCGTTGCCCAGCCCGGACGACGTCCCGGAGGGGACGGGCCAACTCGGCAACAACATGCTCCAGCTCGTCGCAGTCGGACAGATCATCGCTGGACTCGGTCTGTTTCTCGCGTGGGTCCCGCCGATTCAGCTCATCACGACCATCGTCGCCCCCATCATCGCGGGTGTGTTCGTCCTCATCGGACTGTTCCTGTTCGTGACGGTCGCCAACGCGCGACTGTCGGACCGATTCCGCGCCGAGGAGTACCGCAACCGGCTCCGCGCGGTCAGTCTGGAGGAGGGGGAGAAACCCGACTTTTTGAAGCTGGTCGAGGAGGGGTCGGCGACGACGCGAGATGACCGAGAACAGGGCGTAGAAGGGTCCTGA
- a CDS encoding DUF7321 family protein, giving the protein MVSDTTFATTAAVLVTASFPFYLYGAWIMIDAETVTWDVLTYHLKFIVVGLTLNTVPVVTWMAPRLLEQFGGLFALHAVLGLQAYAMLIFALTGIVRIFQAKHNANLYRDPDQDVDLDDLHENMGAWRGRLRIGVFGYVLFWIGAYVLGVYQYLTGYVV; this is encoded by the coding sequence ATGGTAAGCGACACGACGTTCGCGACGACGGCGGCGGTGCTCGTGACCGCGAGCTTCCCCTTCTATCTCTACGGGGCGTGGATCATGATCGACGCCGAGACCGTCACCTGGGACGTCCTCACCTACCACCTGAAGTTCATCGTCGTCGGCCTGACGCTCAACACCGTCCCCGTCGTGACGTGGATGGCTCCGCGGCTGCTCGAACAGTTCGGCGGTCTCTTTGCACTTCACGCCGTCCTCGGGCTGCAAGCCTACGCCATGCTCATCTTCGCACTCACGGGTATCGTCCGCATCTTCCAGGCCAAACACAACGCCAACCTCTATCGCGACCCCGACCAGGACGTCGACCTCGACGACCTCCACGAGAACATGGGTGCCTGGCGCGGCCGACTCCGTATCGGCGTTTTCGGCTACGTGCTGTTCTGGATCGGTGCGTACGTCCTCGGCGTCTACCAGTATCTCACCGGCTACGTGGTCTGA
- the nth gene encoding endonuclease III: protein MGTPLDSREEQVVEVLDRLYDAYPDTTISLNFSSRLELLVAVMLSAQCTDERVNKVTADLFEKYHSAEDFVNVPREELAEDISSITYYNNKSKWIQSACQTIIDEHDGEVPDTMEALTDLTGVGRKTANVVLQHAHDVVEGIVVDTHVQRISRRLGITEEEYPEKIEQDLMTVVPEDDWQEFTHLFISHGRATCTAINPDCSDCVLEDRCPSSKVDNEVDLASDEAWD from the coding sequence ATGGGAACGCCGCTCGACAGCCGTGAGGAACAGGTCGTCGAGGTGCTCGACCGCCTCTACGACGCCTACCCGGACACGACCATCTCGCTGAACTTCTCGAGCCGCCTCGAACTGCTCGTCGCGGTCATGCTCTCGGCACAGTGCACCGACGAGCGTGTGAACAAAGTCACCGCCGATCTCTTTGAGAAGTACCACTCCGCGGAGGACTTCGTGAACGTGCCACGGGAGGAACTTGCCGAGGACATATCCTCGATCACCTACTACAACAACAAGTCGAAGTGGATCCAGTCGGCGTGCCAGACCATCATCGACGAGCACGACGGCGAGGTGCCGGACACGATGGAGGCGTTGACGGACCTCACCGGCGTCGGCCGGAAGACGGCGAACGTCGTCCTCCAACACGCCCACGACGTCGTCGAGGGCATCGTCGTCGACACGCACGTCCAGCGCATCTCGCGGCGACTCGGCATCACCGAGGAGGAGTATCCCGAGAAGATCGAACAGGACCTGATGACGGTCGTTCCCGAAGACGACTGGCAGGAGTTCACCCATCTGTTCATCAGCCACGGCCGCGCGACCTGTACGGCCATCAACCCCGACTGCTCGGACTGCGTGCTCGAAGACCGCTGTCCGTCGTCGAAGGTCGACAACGAGGTCGACCTCGCCAGCGACGAGGCGTGGGACTGA